A region of the Mycobacterium sp. NBC_00419 genome:
CTCAGCAAGGACCTCGACGCCCCGGTCCTGCTGAACCCGGCCGACGACATGCTGTGGCGAATGACTCACGGCGACAAGCCGTTCCACACCATCTCCGACGGCCAGGTCCTCAAGGCCGACGGCATCGAGCTGCACGCCATCGCCACCCCGGGCCACTCCCCCGGTTCCACCTGCCTCTACGCCCCGGCCCTAGGTGCGGTGTTCTCCGGCGACACCCTGTTCCAGGGTGGGCCCGGCGCGACGGGCCGGTCGTTCTCCGACTTCCCGACCATCCTCGGGTCTATCAAGGACCAGCTGGGCAAGCTACCCGCCGACACCGTCGTCTACACCGGCCACGGCGACACCACCCGCATCGGCGACGAACTGGTCAACTACGACGACTGGGTGGCTAAGGGCAGCTGACTAGGGCGCGGTGACCGCGCTGCGGGGATCGATGAGGATCTTCGCGTGGGTCTCCGGGTCGCCGAGCGCCGCGAAGGCCGCGGCGACACCGCCCAACCCCACCTTGCCGGTCACCAGCGGCGTGGCATTCAGCTTGCCGTCGGCCAGCATGTGCAGCGTGTCGCGGAATTCCAGTGGCGTGTAACCGAACACGAACCGCAGGTCGATCTCCTTGCCGATGGCCATGGCCGGGCGGATCTTGTCGTCGCTCATACAGACGCCGACGACGACCACCCGCGCGTTGAGCGGCGCGGCGCCGATGACACCGTCGATCATCCCCGGCACGCCGACGCATTCGAAGATCACCTGCCGCTTGGGTCCGGCCGCGCCGAGTGCGTCGGCGGCGCGGTAGACGTGCTGCCAGCCGGGCAGCTTGCGCAGCTTCTCCATCGACCCGACGGCAAGGTCAGCCAGCCCGGAGAAGTCGGTGACCACGCCCTTGCCCACCGCCCTGTCGTAGGGCGAGTCGACCTTCGGGTCCACCACGATCTCGGCACCGCAGCGGCTGGCCAGGGCACGCCGACCCGGGGAGAAGTCGCTGGCGACAACGGTCTCGACACCGAGAGCCTCGAGCTGACAGATGACGGCCAGCCCGATCGGTCCGCAGCCGATCACGATCGCGGTGTCCCCCTTCTTGATCTCGCTGCGCCGCACCGCATGCAGGGCGATCGCCATCGGCTCGGTGAGCGCGGCGATGTCCATCGACAGCCCGTTCGGCACCGGGAACGTCATTGCCGCCTCGACCAGGACCTGCTCGGCGTAACCGCCCGGCGCCAGCGGGGAAAGACCGGTGAGCTGCACGCCGCCGTGTGCTCGCACCATCGGGAATGACACCACCCGGGTGCCGACCTTGAGCGCCTTCGGGGTCTTGACGCCGCGTTCGGCGATCTCGCCGGAGAACTCGTGTCCCATCACCGTCGGGGTGGTGCTGCGGATGCAGTCGTGGTAGCCGACCTCATCGAGCACGTCGGCCAGTTCGTCGCCGTGGTCCTTGGCGTGCAGGTCGG
Encoded here:
- a CDS encoding MBL fold metallo-hydrolase, which gives rise to MSGIERVVTHGTFELDGGSWEVDNNIWIVGDDKEVIVIDAAHDAKAITDAVGNRHVVAVVCTHGHNDHITVAPQLSKDLDAPVLLNPADDMLWRMTHGDKPFHTISDGQVLKADGIELHAIATPGHSPGSTCLYAPALGAVFSGDTLFQGGPGATGRSFSDFPTILGSIKDQLGKLPADTVVYTGHGDTTRIGDELVNYDDWVAKGS
- a CDS encoding zinc-binding dehydrogenase translates to MKAVSCVNATLSVIEMPAPRPGDGQLVLDVRSCGICGSDLHAKDHGDELADVLDEVGYHDCIRSTTPTVMGHEFSGEIAERGVKTPKALKVGTRVVSFPMVRAHGGVQLTGLSPLAPGGYAEQVLVEAAMTFPVPNGLSMDIAALTEPMAIALHAVRRSEIKKGDTAIVIGCGPIGLAVICQLEALGVETVVASDFSPGRRALASRCGAEIVVDPKVDSPYDRAVGKGVVTDFSGLADLAVGSMEKLRKLPGWQHVYRAADALGAAGPKRQVIFECVGVPGMIDGVIGAAPLNARVVVVGVCMSDDKIRPAMAIGKEIDLRFVFGYTPLEFRDTLHMLADGKLNATPLVTGKVGLGGVAAAFAALGDPETHAKILIDPRSAVTAP